The following are from one region of the Variovorax sp. V213 genome:
- a CDS encoding malonic semialdehyde reductase, which translates to MTITSTLDNAALALLFTEARSHNGWTTEPVTDAQIRQIYALACMGPTSANCSPARFVFVRTPAGKQRLAPALSKGNLDKTMAAPVTVIAAWDRKFYDKLPTLFPHADARSWFTGSPEAAHETAFRNASLQAGYLLLAARAVGLDAGPMSGFDKAKVDAAFFEGTDWTTNFLINLGHGDTAKVFGRLPRLAFDDACLLA; encoded by the coding sequence ATGACCATCACCTCCACCCTCGACAACGCCGCACTGGCGCTTCTTTTTACCGAAGCGCGCAGCCACAACGGCTGGACCACCGAACCCGTCACCGACGCGCAGATCCGGCAGATCTACGCGCTCGCCTGCATGGGGCCGACCTCGGCCAACTGCTCGCCCGCGCGCTTCGTGTTCGTTCGCACGCCCGCAGGCAAGCAGCGCCTGGCGCCCGCGCTTTCCAAGGGCAACCTCGACAAGACCATGGCGGCGCCGGTCACGGTGATTGCGGCGTGGGACCGCAAGTTCTACGACAAGCTGCCCACGCTGTTTCCGCATGCCGACGCGCGCAGCTGGTTCACCGGCAGCCCCGAGGCCGCGCACGAAACCGCCTTTCGCAACGCCAGCCTGCAGGCAGGCTACCTGCTGCTCGCCGCACGCGCCGTGGGGCTCGACGCCGGGCCGATGTCGGGCTTCGACAAGGCCAAGGTCGATGCCGCGTTTTTCGAGGGCACCGACTGGACCACCAACTTCCTGATCAACCTCGGGCACGGCGATACGGCCAAGGTGTTCGGCCGCCTGCCGCGGCTGGCCTTCGACGACGCCTGCCTTCTCGCCTGA